The following are encoded together in the Pelagicoccus enzymogenes genome:
- a CDS encoding sulfatase family protein, translating to MFCILDDASYPHFGAYGCTWVDTPAFDRVAREGLLFQNAYTPNAKCAPSRSSILTGRNSWQLEEAANHVVNFPATFKTFPEALRDAGYATGKTGKGWGPGNPGEVDGKVRKLIGESYNKLNLEAAPSHGISGKDYAANFESFLDALGEGTPWFFWFGAHEPHRKYEYGSGRHRGGKSLEAIETVPRFWPDNDKVRNDMLDYAFEIEHADRHLGLMLEALERRGLLENTVVLVTSDNGMPFPRAKAQKYEYSIHMPLAVMWPQGIPSSGRRIEDYVSFIDFAPTFLELAGIPFENSGMSPSPGRSLTDIFASERSGQVNPDRNYVLIGKERHDYSRPQNQGYPVRGIVSDGHLFLRNYAIDRWPAGNPELGYLDVDGSPTKTTILELFRSQVDRSYWTLSFGKRKVEEELYDVRLDPECLLNLQGEASFDALRQGLRERMESLLREQGDPRMFGEGEVFDSYGYSEEKAWNFYERFMEGEFGSEDTGWVSPSDYEIAPLD from the coding sequence TTGTTCTGTATCTTAGACGATGCTTCGTATCCACATTTTGGCGCCTACGGATGTACATGGGTGGATACGCCGGCATTTGATCGAGTCGCCCGAGAAGGCTTGCTCTTCCAAAACGCGTACACGCCCAATGCCAAGTGCGCCCCGTCACGGTCGTCCATATTGACCGGTCGGAACTCTTGGCAATTGGAGGAGGCTGCCAATCACGTGGTCAACTTTCCGGCGACGTTCAAAACCTTTCCCGAAGCGTTGCGAGACGCAGGCTATGCGACGGGAAAAACGGGGAAAGGTTGGGGGCCGGGAAATCCAGGTGAAGTCGATGGAAAGGTCCGCAAGCTGATTGGGGAGAGCTACAACAAGCTGAACTTGGAGGCTGCTCCAAGCCATGGAATTTCCGGCAAGGACTACGCAGCTAACTTCGAGTCCTTCTTGGACGCTCTGGGCGAGGGGACGCCTTGGTTCTTTTGGTTTGGGGCCCATGAGCCGCATCGAAAATATGAATACGGTAGTGGTCGCCATCGTGGAGGGAAGTCCTTGGAAGCGATAGAGACGGTTCCGCGTTTTTGGCCCGATAACGACAAGGTGAGAAACGACATGCTCGATTACGCGTTCGAGATCGAGCATGCTGATAGGCACTTGGGGCTTATGCTTGAAGCCTTGGAGCGGCGAGGATTGCTGGAGAATACGGTCGTACTTGTCACTTCGGACAATGGTATGCCTTTCCCGCGAGCCAAGGCCCAGAAGTACGAGTACTCCATCCATATGCCGCTCGCCGTAATGTGGCCGCAAGGTATTCCTAGTTCGGGTCGAAGGATCGAAGACTACGTGAGCTTTATCGACTTCGCTCCCACTTTTCTCGAGCTTGCGGGAATCCCTTTTGAGAATTCCGGAATGAGTCCGTCTCCCGGTCGCAGCTTGACCGACATCTTCGCTTCCGAACGTTCCGGTCAGGTGAATCCAGATCGTAACTACGTCTTAATCGGCAAGGAACGCCATGACTATTCGCGGCCGCAGAACCAAGGGTATCCCGTTCGCGGTATCGTGAGCGACGGCCACTTGTTTTTGCGCAATTATGCGATTGATCGGTGGCCGGCGGGAAATCCTGAGCTGGGCTACCTTGACGTAGATGGGTCGCCGACGAAAACGACTATCTTGGAACTGTTTCGTTCGCAGGTGGACCGCTCCTACTGGACGCTTTCGTTTGGCAAGCGCAAGGTAGAAGAAGAGCTTTACGATGTACGCTTGGATCCCGAGTGTCTGCTCAACTTGCAGGGTGAAGCGAGCTTTGACGCCTTGCGGCAGGGGCTCAGGGAGAGGATGGAGTCGCTCTTGCGGGAGCAGGGCGATCCCCGCATGTTTGGCGAAGGCGAGGTGTTCGATTCATACGGCTACTCGGAGGAGAAGGCCTGGAATTTCTACGAGCGTTTCATGGAAGGAGAGTTTGGGTCGGAGGACACGGGCTGGGTGAG
- a CDS encoding M61 family metallopeptidase, which produces MMRVCVILLWVVGISVPSIVLAEREAIRYTLEFGDAKNHYMDVRAEIPLEEPGEVQLFMPVWTPGSYLVREYSRNIISLEASDGEGRELEAKKLNKNRWSIAAGDSKRIEVRYRLYCREINVRSNWVEAEFAVINGAPTYLSVVDDFQRPYEVKLVLPDGWQRSCSPLPPAGARNLYRSPDFDTLVDSPVVAGSPQVDGFEVDGVEHYLVTLGGGTVWENARAARNVQRVIEVQRDFWGSLPYSKPYYVFNFLTGSRGGLEHRQSMVMTADRWYSKNRGGIRSWLSLVSHEFFHVWNGKRLRPVELGPFEYEHENYTPSLWIVEGITSYYQHVLLARAGYNTHDQYLGALSGSIAGTQRTPGRLVQSLSDSSYDAWIKAYRRDENSVNTLFSYYSGGAVAGFLIDAEIQRRSDGRVSLDDVLRLAYERFSGEHGYTESEFIELASEVAGDDLGEWFNELVREPGAFDYQPALDWFGLEFEEPKTSVNSGYFPVEGEPEDRPKGWLGASTKESEGALSVTSVPSDTPASEAGLCVDDEIIAINGNRVDARQLKRICALLGAGAEVELLVARRGLLKTLKARLGEEPTETWRLRLRKDLTEKQKARVEKWLGPSR; this is translated from the coding sequence ATGATGAGAGTTTGCGTAATCTTGCTTTGGGTGGTTGGCATCTCTGTGCCCTCGATTGTTTTGGCGGAGCGGGAGGCGATTCGTTACACGCTGGAATTTGGCGACGCGAAGAACCACTACATGGACGTAAGGGCTGAGATTCCGTTGGAAGAGCCCGGAGAGGTGCAGTTGTTTATGCCAGTTTGGACGCCTGGTTCGTATTTGGTACGCGAATACTCGCGCAATATCATTTCCTTGGAAGCCAGCGACGGAGAAGGCCGCGAGCTGGAGGCGAAGAAGCTCAACAAAAACCGCTGGAGCATAGCAGCTGGCGACAGCAAGCGCATCGAGGTACGCTACCGGCTCTATTGTCGAGAGATCAACGTTAGGTCGAATTGGGTGGAAGCCGAGTTTGCGGTGATCAACGGAGCGCCTACTTACCTCTCGGTAGTGGATGACTTCCAGCGTCCCTACGAAGTGAAGCTTGTATTGCCGGATGGCTGGCAGCGGAGCTGTTCGCCGCTTCCTCCGGCAGGAGCGCGCAACCTGTACCGTTCGCCCGATTTCGACACTTTGGTCGACAGCCCGGTCGTCGCTGGTTCACCTCAGGTGGATGGCTTCGAGGTGGATGGAGTGGAGCACTACCTCGTCACGCTGGGAGGCGGGACTGTTTGGGAAAACGCTCGGGCTGCACGCAACGTACAAAGGGTAATAGAGGTTCAGAGAGACTTCTGGGGAAGCCTACCGTATTCGAAACCTTATTACGTTTTTAATTTCCTTACCGGGTCCAGAGGCGGATTGGAACATCGCCAATCCATGGTGATGACGGCGGATCGCTGGTACTCCAAAAACCGAGGAGGGATCCGGTCTTGGCTTTCTTTGGTAAGCCACGAGTTTTTCCACGTTTGGAATGGCAAGCGCCTGCGGCCGGTCGAGCTCGGTCCCTTCGAGTACGAGCATGAGAACTACACTCCGTCGCTTTGGATCGTGGAAGGCATCACCAGCTACTACCAGCATGTGCTGCTCGCCAGAGCGGGTTACAATACTCACGATCAATATTTAGGAGCGCTGAGCGGATCGATTGCCGGGACGCAGCGCACTCCTGGCCGCTTGGTACAGTCGTTGAGCGACTCCTCTTACGATGCTTGGATCAAGGCCTATCGACGCGACGAAAACTCGGTCAATACCCTCTTTAGCTATTATTCTGGGGGCGCGGTGGCGGGCTTTCTGATAGACGCAGAAATCCAGAGAAGAAGCGACGGCCGGGTCTCGCTCGACGACGTGTTGCGGCTCGCCTATGAACGTTTCAGCGGCGAACATGGCTACACGGAAAGCGAGTTCATCGAACTTGCCAGCGAGGTGGCGGGAGACGATTTGGGTGAGTGGTTTAACGAGCTGGTTCGCGAACCGGGGGCATTCGACTACCAGCCAGCCCTCGACTGGTTTGGACTGGAGTTCGAAGAACCGAAAACGTCAGTGAATTCCGGATACTTTCCAGTCGAGGGAGAGCCTGAGGATCGGCCCAAAGGATGGTTAGGCGCGTCGACAAAGGAAAGCGAAGGGGCGTTGTCGGTGACTTCCGTTCCGAGCGATACCCCGGCGTCGGAGGCGGGGCTTTGCGTGGACGACGAGATCATCGCAATCAATGGAAACCGTGTAGACGCTAGGCAGCTGAAGCGAATTTGCGCCCTGTTGGGGGCGGGCGCCGAAGTGGAATTGCTAGTGGCGCGCCGGGGACTCTTGAAGACATTGAAGGCCAGGCTCGGGGAGGAACCGACCGAGACGTGGCGTTTGCGCCTCCGCAAGGATTTGACCGAAAAGCAAAAAGCCCGCGTCGAGAAGTGGCTTGGTCCTTCGCGTTGA
- a CDS encoding AraC family transcriptional regulator — MYYLAMEGGKMNSERRLKPAEVSLGREGVAVIESHHDVDFEMAMGVWPFRKICWVAVGKGLLAGERRSHVIERGDFLLLPSGWSHRFVDDRKEPLTLVIICLEEPWFEALGRDWGELWNTAIQENDIGAPLRPRSSFHEALMVELMRSALRENRQKRIGWLSSMQATVGELLVRFGRGQCEISRNRENRSERAVAAAIEYVDEHPYLPLRIEEMASQCQLSPRRFTDLFKRQSGESFNQYLLGKRVEYASQRLLETGHILYACYESGFNDPAYFYRVFKKRAGETPGQFLRNRRARGE; from the coding sequence TTGTATTATCTGGCAATGGAGGGTGGTAAGATGAATTCGGAGCGACGTCTCAAACCGGCAGAGGTCAGCTTGGGGCGAGAGGGGGTAGCGGTCATTGAGAGTCACCATGACGTCGATTTTGAGATGGCGATGGGGGTATGGCCTTTTCGCAAAATTTGTTGGGTAGCAGTGGGTAAGGGGTTGTTGGCTGGGGAACGCAGATCCCATGTAATCGAGAGGGGAGACTTTCTCTTGTTACCCTCGGGGTGGTCACACCGCTTTGTAGACGACCGAAAAGAACCCTTAACGCTTGTGATCATCTGTCTTGAAGAACCTTGGTTCGAAGCTCTAGGCAGGGATTGGGGAGAATTGTGGAATACGGCAATTCAGGAGAATGATATAGGTGCCCCTCTGCGTCCCCGTTCCAGTTTTCACGAAGCTTTAATGGTGGAGCTGATGCGTAGTGCTCTCCGTGAGAATAGGCAGAAACGAATCGGTTGGTTGAGCTCCATGCAGGCAACGGTCGGAGAGTTGCTGGTACGGTTTGGTCGCGGGCAATGCGAGATTAGCCGAAATCGAGAAAATCGCAGCGAGAGGGCAGTTGCCGCTGCGATCGAGTACGTCGATGAGCACCCGTATTTGCCATTGCGAATCGAAGAAATGGCGTCTCAATGCCAGCTTTCGCCTCGTCGCTTTACCGACTTGTTCAAGCGTCAATCGGGTGAATCGTTCAACCAATACTTGCTTGGCAAGCGGGTCGAGTATGCGAGCCAGCGCCTCCTGGAAACCGGACACATCTTGTATGCTTGCTATGAGTCTGGTTTCAATGACCCAGCCTATTTCTATCGTGTTTTCAAGAAACGGGCAGGTGAAACACCCGGTCAATTTCTCCGAAATCGCCGTGCTCGAGGCGAATGA
- a CDS encoding aminomethyl transferase family protein: MNTGKFQSLEQKLQNYSNPVEMLRHAKVGGYAFPFPGEYTNWRDEQEAWTKSVVIFDQSFHMTDVYFEGPDVKRLISDLGVNTMKNFGANKAKQLVTCTPEGNVIGDAILFGHTDEKISVVGRPSVPNWVDFNARTGNYDVEITRDERTVSNAADRLIYRYQIQGPNALDLIAKASGSPLPDIKFFNLGDIKIAGKNVRALNHSMSRSKGLELHGPIEDREAVLEAILAVGEEFGLRRGGSRSYSTVSPESGWIPSPMPAIYSGDSMKPYREWLSASGFEANASLGGSFYSSNIEDYYQTPWDLGYGRHVKFDHDFIGREALEKKAEMPHRQKVWLQWNDEDVMRVFASQLGDGDRFKYMETPNAYYSILPFDKILLGDQMVGLSTYTVFTANVRHWFSLAMVDEAVVEDGKEVRVVWGEEDGGSNKPIVEPHVQTEIRATISTKRLNERS, encoded by the coding sequence ATGAATACAGGAAAGTTCCAAAGCCTAGAGCAAAAACTCCAAAACTACTCCAATCCCGTAGAAATGCTCCGCCACGCAAAAGTTGGCGGCTACGCATTCCCCTTTCCCGGAGAATACACGAACTGGCGCGACGAGCAGGAAGCCTGGACCAAGAGCGTCGTCATCTTCGACCAGTCCTTCCACATGACCGACGTCTACTTCGAGGGGCCTGACGTCAAACGGCTCATATCGGACCTCGGAGTCAACACCATGAAAAACTTCGGGGCGAACAAAGCCAAGCAGCTCGTCACTTGCACTCCGGAAGGCAACGTTATCGGAGACGCCATCTTGTTTGGCCATACCGACGAGAAAATCAGCGTAGTTGGACGGCCTTCCGTTCCCAACTGGGTCGACTTCAATGCCCGGACCGGAAACTACGACGTCGAAATCACCCGTGACGAGCGCACCGTCAGCAACGCGGCGGACCGATTGATCTATCGCTACCAGATTCAGGGTCCAAACGCCTTGGACCTCATCGCCAAAGCCAGCGGCAGCCCGCTTCCTGACATCAAGTTCTTCAACTTGGGTGACATCAAGATCGCCGGCAAAAACGTTCGCGCCTTGAACCACAGCATGTCTCGCTCGAAAGGGCTCGAATTGCACGGCCCGATCGAGGATCGCGAAGCTGTGCTGGAGGCCATCCTTGCGGTAGGCGAAGAGTTCGGACTGCGCCGTGGTGGCAGCCGGTCCTACTCCACCGTCTCGCCAGAAAGCGGTTGGATTCCCTCCCCCATGCCCGCGATCTACTCTGGAGATTCCATGAAGCCTTACCGCGAATGGCTCTCCGCCTCCGGCTTCGAGGCAAACGCCTCCCTAGGTGGCAGCTTCTACTCGTCCAACATCGAGGACTACTACCAGACGCCATGGGATCTTGGATACGGACGCCACGTCAAGTTCGATCACGACTTCATAGGTCGCGAAGCGCTGGAGAAAAAAGCGGAGATGCCGCACCGCCAAAAGGTTTGGCTGCAGTGGAACGACGAAGACGTCATGCGCGTTTTCGCCAGCCAGCTTGGCGACGGCGACCGCTTCAAATACATGGAAACGCCGAACGCCTACTATTCCATCCTCCCATTCGACAAAATTCTGCTCGGCGACCAAATGGTCGGGCTCTCTACCTACACTGTATTCACAGCAAACGTACGCCATTGGTTCTCCCTTGCCATGGTTGACGAGGCGGTCGTGGAGGATGGCAAGGAGGTTCGCGTCGTTTGGGGAGAAGAAGATGGCGGCTCGAACAAACCTATCGTCGAACCGCACGTGCAAACTGAAATCCGCGCCACGATAAGCACCAAACGCCTCAATGAGCGATCCTGA
- the purU gene encoding formyltetrahydrofolate deformylase — protein MSDPEKVSFRLVASCPDQAGIVAKVSVFIASRNASIVEAGQYEDPRTRTFFMRYVVSALDHDFSLAAFSSEFEPVAKSLQMQWRIANASEKQRAVILVSKFDHCLAYLLHRWRVGDLPFELPCVISNHDSLRNLVEWYDVPFHHIPIDKANKQAGFQATADKIEEAGPDVIVLARYMQIFPPWLCSKYRHRVINIHHSFLPSFVGARPYHQAEKRGVKLIGATCHYVTEELDAGPIIEQDIVRIKHNDTIADMMRQGKDVENRVLSIGLRYHLEDRILVQGNKTIVFD, from the coding sequence ATGAGCGATCCTGAGAAAGTAAGCTTTCGCCTCGTTGCGAGCTGCCCCGATCAAGCTGGAATCGTGGCGAAGGTTTCGGTCTTCATCGCGTCTCGCAACGCCTCCATCGTGGAGGCGGGCCAGTACGAAGACCCACGCACGCGCACCTTCTTCATGCGCTACGTCGTCAGCGCGCTGGACCACGACTTCTCGCTTGCCGCGTTTTCCTCAGAATTCGAACCAGTCGCTAAGTCGCTGCAGATGCAATGGCGGATCGCCAACGCGTCTGAAAAGCAACGAGCGGTCATTCTCGTCAGCAAGTTCGACCATTGCCTCGCCTACCTGCTACATCGCTGGAGGGTCGGCGACCTCCCCTTCGAACTGCCCTGCGTGATTTCCAACCACGATTCCCTGCGCAATCTGGTCGAGTGGTACGACGTGCCCTTCCACCACATCCCGATCGACAAGGCGAACAAACAAGCTGGTTTCCAGGCCACTGCCGACAAGATCGAGGAAGCTGGCCCTGACGTCATCGTACTCGCTCGCTACATGCAGATCTTCCCCCCTTGGCTCTGCTCAAAGTATCGCCATCGAGTCATAAACATTCACCACAGCTTCCTTCCCTCGTTTGTTGGGGCGAGGCCCTACCACCAAGCCGAGAAGCGAGGCGTCAAGCTAATCGGCGCCACCTGCCATTACGTAACCGAGGAGTTAGATGCCGGCCCTATCATCGAACAGGATATCGTTCGCATCAAACACAACGACACCATTGCGGACATGATGCGGCAGGGCAAGGACGTGGAAAACCGCGTATTGTCAATAGGACTACGCTACCACTTGGAAGACCGAATTCTCGTCCAAGGAAACAAAACAATCGTATTCGACTAA
- a CDS encoding methylenetetrahydrofolate reductase: MQHHNNFSQPEWTLEIVPSHADRVTIFKDIVREIFVTMIPGSSTLDSIEALEIVKDAGFTPVPHIAARNFESEAELKCFLAKTKELGIRKVLLLAGGQARAEGPFSEALDIIKHPSFATSGIQTACIAGHPEGNPEDPNCWKNLEKKVQRLRVMGIDTEIVTQWSFSPESVSNFLAALKARGIEAPVRVGVAGPASLKTLIKYAKVCGVNAATTVMKKQGFNMARLLVSNNPNKFVSKVHGSHLFHLYPFGGLQKCATWLENEVAGVNA; this comes from the coding sequence ATGCAGCATCATAACAACTTCTCGCAGCCGGAGTGGACACTGGAGATCGTTCCCTCTCACGCGGATCGAGTAACGATCTTCAAGGATATTGTACGCGAAATATTCGTGACCATGATACCGGGAAGCTCAACTCTCGACAGTATCGAGGCTCTGGAAATCGTGAAAGATGCGGGTTTCACACCCGTACCACACATAGCGGCACGAAATTTCGAAAGCGAGGCGGAGCTAAAGTGCTTTCTCGCCAAAACCAAGGAACTGGGCATTCGCAAGGTACTTCTTCTCGCGGGAGGACAAGCCAGAGCGGAGGGTCCTTTCTCGGAAGCCTTGGACATCATCAAGCATCCTAGCTTTGCCACGAGCGGCATCCAAACCGCCTGCATCGCCGGACATCCGGAGGGAAACCCGGAAGATCCAAACTGCTGGAAAAACCTAGAAAAGAAGGTTCAACGACTTCGCGTGATGGGAATCGACACCGAAATCGTCACCCAATGGAGTTTCTCTCCAGAAAGTGTTTCCAACTTCCTTGCAGCGCTCAAGGCGAGGGGTATAGAGGCTCCTGTCCGGGTCGGAGTCGCCGGTCCAGCATCGCTCAAAACGCTGATCAAGTACGCAAAGGTTTGCGGGGTAAACGCAGCGACAACGGTGATGAAGAAACAAGGTTTCAATATGGCCCGTCTTCTCGTATCCAACAACCCAAACAAGTTCGTTTCCAAGGTGCACGGGTCTCACCTCTTTCACCTCTATCCATTCGGTGGATTGCAAAAATGCGCGACTTGGTTAGAAAATGAGGTAGCGGGCGTCAATGCCTAG
- a CDS encoding cobalamin-independent methionine synthase II family protein, translating to MPSELQKIPSQPEILTTTVGSYSPIDWLAALPSEQAVLDATAVVIHTQQSCGIDLPTDGELYRFDVNHPDTNGMIEYFISRIGGIDTQVGISDSKAFRKKKEMGFRRKPAGVVRGPLNEGSLDLEEACARSASVANGPLKFTLTSPYMLARTLLDTHYGSLEDLTLAIADTLAEQVSELPCACVQVDEANIPGSPENAPLAQEAINRILRKVNAERAVHFCFGNYGGQSIQAGGWKALTDFLNGLETDHLVLELAHRPKSDLLALKEIDPKIKLGLGVIDIKVNHVETADQVAARIEEAAKVVGADRIGWVHPDCGFWMLKRSIADRKLEALVQGRDKFLGR from the coding sequence ATGCCAAGCGAACTCCAAAAAATCCCTAGCCAACCAGAGATCCTCACCACCACCGTCGGATCTTATAGCCCGATTGACTGGCTTGCCGCCCTCCCCAGCGAGCAGGCGGTGCTGGACGCTACCGCGGTCGTCATCCATACCCAACAGTCATGCGGCATCGACCTGCCGACCGACGGCGAACTCTATCGATTCGACGTCAACCACCCCGATACCAACGGGATGATCGAGTACTTCATTTCACGTATCGGCGGTATCGATACACAAGTAGGCATCTCCGATTCGAAAGCCTTTCGGAAAAAGAAGGAAATGGGATTCCGGCGCAAACCAGCAGGAGTCGTACGTGGCCCGCTCAACGAAGGTTCGCTGGACTTGGAGGAAGCCTGCGCCCGGTCCGCCTCCGTAGCCAACGGCCCGCTCAAGTTTACCTTGACCAGCCCCTATATGCTCGCCCGCACCTTGCTGGACACGCACTACGGAAGTCTCGAAGACCTCACCCTTGCCATCGCCGACACCTTGGCGGAGCAGGTGTCCGAACTGCCTTGCGCCTGCGTGCAAGTCGACGAAGCCAACATTCCGGGCAGTCCGGAAAACGCGCCGCTGGCCCAGGAAGCGATCAACCGGATCCTTCGCAAAGTGAATGCGGAGCGAGCCGTCCATTTCTGCTTTGGAAACTATGGCGGCCAATCGATACAAGCAGGCGGCTGGAAAGCGCTGACTGACTTCTTGAACGGGCTCGAAACCGACCACCTCGTCCTCGAGCTAGCCCATCGACCCAAGAGTGACTTGTTGGCGCTCAAGGAAATCGACCCTAAAATAAAACTAGGACTCGGTGTCATCGACATTAAGGTAAACCATGTCGAAACCGCTGACCAAGTGGCTGCCCGCATCGAGGAAGCTGCCAAGGTCGTCGGCGCTGACCGTATCGGCTGGGTTCACCCGGACTGCGGATTTTGGATGCTCAAGCGCTCGATTGCCGACCGCAAGCTAGAGGCACTCGTGCAAGGTCGCGACAAGTTCCTCGGACGCTAG
- a CDS encoding sodium:solute symporter family protein, with product MLGIGFLNLVVLIAYLLGVTLLGTLSMRKIKGMSDFIMPRRFGKWMMTMHAFGSGTHSDQAVSVASKTYTNGLSGIWYQWLYLFGTPFYWLIAPMMRRFRALTTADIFELRYNRSVAMLYSVISIGMMVTTIGLMLKGSGAVISGASGGVISPNIAIILMTVLFVGYGTAGGLGGAIVTDFVQGIMTIIFSFLLLPFVLSATGGMQGVRQTVADPQVFSLVAPSEIGFFYIVAIAINGLIGIVTQPHILSSCAAGKTEREGQFGFVVGSFTKRFCTVAWCLTGLAGIAYYAGQDIDPDHLYGMLSREFFPEIMPGLLGLFIATLLASVMSSCDSFMISASALFTENIYKPLRSKKSDRHYLWAARAMSVVVVLLGVLYAYSLSGVIEGLEFLWKIGPMMGIAFWLGLFWRRTTSAAAWASTLTALMVWWLSSQPFFASWLAHFDFARSWRIVVETQGTTEIYLPWQMTAYLSLGFLVGIATSFCTQRTAAEKLDRYYALQRTPVLEQEDNSALPCTLPEGTQPLPRKTLFPNTELELSLPSKRSLVGFAAGWLCVAAIILSLYWIAAA from the coding sequence ATGCTTGGTATCGGTTTCCTCAACCTTGTCGTTCTCATCGCGTACCTGCTGGGCGTAACGCTTCTTGGAACGCTCTCCATGAGGAAAATCAAGGGCATGAGCGACTTCATCATGCCGCGGCGCTTCGGCAAGTGGATGATGACCATGCATGCCTTCGGCTCGGGAACTCACTCGGACCAAGCCGTAAGCGTCGCCTCCAAGACCTACACCAACGGGCTCTCGGGAATCTGGTACCAGTGGCTCTACCTTTTCGGCACGCCCTTCTACTGGCTGATCGCCCCCATGATGCGGCGCTTTCGGGCCCTCACCACCGCAGACATCTTCGAACTCCGCTACAATCGTAGCGTGGCCATGCTCTATTCCGTAATCAGTATTGGAATGATGGTGACAACGATCGGCTTGATGCTCAAAGGCTCCGGAGCCGTCATCTCAGGAGCGAGCGGAGGCGTTATTTCCCCGAATATTGCCATCATCCTGATGACGGTGCTCTTTGTTGGATACGGTACCGCTGGAGGCTTGGGGGGAGCGATCGTGACCGATTTCGTGCAAGGAATCATGACGATCATCTTCTCCTTCCTGCTGCTCCCCTTCGTGCTCAGCGCTACTGGCGGCATGCAGGGCGTTCGCCAAACCGTAGCCGACCCGCAGGTATTCTCGCTCGTCGCCCCCAGCGAAATCGGATTCTTTTACATCGTTGCCATCGCCATAAACGGTCTGATCGGTATCGTTACCCAGCCCCACATACTCTCCAGCTGCGCCGCCGGAAAAACCGAACGCGAGGGTCAGTTCGGTTTCGTGGTCGGCAGCTTCACCAAACGCTTCTGCACCGTAGCTTGGTGCCTGACCGGTCTGGCAGGCATCGCCTACTACGCAGGACAGGACATCGACCCCGACCACCTCTATGGCATGCTCTCCCGCGAGTTTTTTCCTGAAATCATGCCCGGACTTCTGGGCTTGTTCATCGCCACCCTCCTAGCCTCCGTCATGAGCTCCTGCGATTCCTTCATGATCTCCGCCTCGGCCCTATTCACTGAAAACATCTACAAGCCGCTGCGTTCCAAGAAGAGCGACCGTCACTACCTATGGGCAGCCCGCGCCATGTCGGTGGTGGTCGTGCTGCTTGGCGTGCTCTACGCGTATTCACTATCCGGAGTCATAGAAGGACTCGAGTTCCTCTGGAAAATCGGGCCGATGATGGGAATCGCCTTTTGGCTCGGCCTCTTCTGGCGACGGACTACCTCGGCCGCAGCCTGGGCCTCCACCCTTACCGCCCTCATGGTGTGGTGGCTGAGTTCCCAGCCATTCTTTGCCTCGTGGCTCGCCCACTTCGACTTCGCTCGCAGTTGGCGCATCGTAGTCGAAACGCAGGGAACAACTGAAATCTACCTGCCCTGGCAGATGACCGCCTATCTCAGCCTTGGATTCCTAGTCGGCATCGCAACCAGTTTCTGCACACAGAGAACTGCTGCCGAGAAGCTGGACCGCTACTACGCCCTGCAGCGCACTCCGGTACTCGAGCAAGAGGACAATAGCGCCTTACCCTGCACCCTCCCAGAGGGAACCCAACCGCTCCCCCGCAAAACGCTTTTTCCAAACACGGAACTGGAACTCTCCCTCCCCAGCAAACGCTCTCTCGTAGGATTTGCCGCAGGCTGGCTCTGTGTTGCCGCCATCATCCTCAGCCTCTACTGGATCGCAGCCGCCTGA
- a CDS encoding 6-phosphogluconolactonase, with translation MTVEKPIKEVKSGSLKVGVYPSRPGMGGAAAAYVTDTLESLLKTKEEVRIVVGSAPSQDEFFAALTSAANRDKVDWGRVVVFHMDEYIGLSASHDQSFRNYQYEHFLKHVSVKAFHEIRGETPDAKAECERLNGLLGEAPIDLVCLGFGENGHLAFNDPPADFSEQQWAKVVQLDQTCRQQQVNDGCFASIDEVPTHAITLTLKVFSTAGVLSGVIPAKTKAAAVKAAVEGPIGGHCPATLCRQHPNARLFLDLDSASLLKL, from the coding sequence ATGACAGTTGAGAAACCGATCAAGGAAGTGAAAAGCGGCAGCTTAAAGGTGGGGGTCTACCCATCACGGCCCGGAATGGGCGGAGCCGCAGCTGCCTACGTGACGGACACGTTGGAGAGCTTGCTAAAGACGAAGGAAGAGGTGCGAATCGTGGTGGGCAGCGCTCCCTCGCAGGACGAGTTCTTTGCGGCCCTGACGAGCGCTGCCAACCGCGACAAAGTGGACTGGGGACGAGTCGTTGTATTTCACATGGACGAGTATATCGGATTGTCGGCGAGCCACGATCAGAGCTTTCGCAACTACCAGTACGAGCATTTTCTGAAGCATGTATCCGTGAAGGCATTTCACGAGATTCGAGGTGAAACTCCGGATGCTAAGGCGGAGTGCGAACGATTGAACGGCTTGCTGGGTGAAGCTCCAATCGACCTTGTTTGCCTTGGGTTTGGCGAAAACGGGCACCTCGCCTTCAACGATCCCCCAGCCGATTTTTCGGAGCAACAGTGGGCCAAAGTGGTCCAGCTTGACCAAACCTGTCGCCAGCAACAGGTCAACGATGGTTGTTTTGCGAGCATCGATGAGGTGCCAACGCATGCGATCACCTTAACTCTGAAGGTTTTTTCGACAGCAGGTGTATTGAGTGGGGTGATACCAGCCAAGACGAAAGCCGCGGCAGTAAAAGCAGCGGTGGAGGGGCCAATCGGAGGACACTGTCCGGCCACGCTCTGTCGCCAACACCCCAACGCTCGGCTCTTCTTGGACTTGGATTCAGCATCGTTGCTGAAGCTGTAG